A genomic window from Salvia miltiorrhiza cultivar Shanhuang (shh) chromosome 5, IMPLAD_Smil_shh, whole genome shotgun sequence includes:
- the LOC131025563 gene encoding dirigent protein 22-like — protein sequence MNMSLTGRTYASVISELHVRSTLNRNKHTRYIEYAKEAEKWFRNVSQRKEKFVKLRLYIQDALGGPNATIWEVARAEVTAASPTSFGQVRVFDDLVTAEPDRNSAKLGRAQGLITSAGFHESAFAMNLNLVFMAGPYNGSTLSIAGRNPIHRLNRELPVVGGTGVFRMARGFSISNTYSYDPLQNYGVLEYVLYVSYV from the exons ATGAATATGAGCTTAACGGGCCGGACTTACGCTTCCGTGATCTCCGAATTACATGTGAGATCAACTCTGAACCGAAA CAAGCACACACGCTATATCGAGTACGCAAAAGAGGCAGAAAAGTGGTTCAGAAACGTGTCTCAACGCAAAGAAAAATTCGTAAAACTCCGTTTGTATATCCAAGACGCCTTAGGCGGGCCCAACGCCACCATTTGGGAGGTGGCGCGGGCCGAGGTCACTGCCGCCTCACCAACTTCATTCGGCCAAGTTAGGGTTTTCGATGACTTGGTAACGGCTGAGCCCGACCGGAATTCGGCCAAACTGGGCCGGGCTCAGGGGCTTATCACATCCGCAGGCTTCCACGAATCGGCTTTCGCAATGAACCTTAATTTGGTGTTCATGGCAGGCCCCTATAATGGCAGCACCCTCTCTATCGCCGGCCGGAATCCTATTCACAGGCTTAACCGGGAGCTGCCGGTTGTCGGTGGCACCGGAGTTTTTCGGATGGCTCGAGGATTTTCCATTTCCAACACTTATTCGTATGATCCTCTCCAGAATTATGGGGTTTTGGAGTACGTGCTTTATGTTTCTTACGTCTAG
- the LOC130986312 gene encoding nudix hydrolase 1-like — protein MEDEATRPKVAVVVFLLKDRKVLLGRRRSSVGRDTFPLPGGHLEFGESFAGCAAREVKEETGLDIEKIEFLTATNNVVTEVHKPLHIVAIMMRAVLADPDQTPQNLEPEKCEGWDWYDWNDLPRPLFGPLEAMARGGFDPFSRQFSETSAYCIDFSAGI, from the exons ATGGAAGACGAGGCGACGAGGCCTAAagtggcggtggtggtgttTCTGCTGAAAGATAGAAAGGTCCTCTTAGGGCGGCGCCGCTCTTCCGTCGGCCGCGACACCTTCCCTTTGCCCGGCGGCCACCTTGAGTTCG GGGAAAGCTTCGCGGGATGTGCGGCGAGAGAGGTGAAGGAGGAGACGGGACTAGACATAGAAAAGATCGAATTCCTAACGGCGACCAACAACGTCGTAACCGAGGTTCACAAACCTCTGCACATCGTGGCGATAATGATGCGGGCGGTTCTGGCCGATCCGGATCAGACCCCGCAGAATCTGGAGCCGGAGAAGTGCGAGGGCTGGGATTGGTACGATTGGAACGATCTGCCGCGGCCGCTGTTCGGGCCGTTGGAAGCCATGGCTCGCGGCGGATTTGATCCCTTTTCCCGCCAATTTTCAGAAACGTCAGCTTACTGTATTGATTTTTCAGCCGGAATTTAG
- the LOC130986313 gene encoding protein MIZU-KUSSEI 1-like codes for MKSIMAKTPQDSFSFSRRYFLWKKKGAEDEDNEMEDILNLSDERDKIFPMQQSGRKKISVVAISKLRAALALGRARAPFSSGLGARVVGTLFGQRRGHVRFAFQEDFKVAPAFLVELATPTSALVKEMASGLVRIALECEKRAEKKGAKLLEEPVWRTYCNGKKCGYAMRRECGPDDWKVLNAVGPISMGAGVLPDGDMMYMRAKFERVVGSKDSEAFYMMNPDGNGGPELSIYLLRV; via the coding sequence ATGAAATCAATCATGGCTAAAACCCCTCAAGACTCATTCTCATTCTCCCGCAGATACTTCCTCTGGAAAAAGAAGGGAGCCGAAGATGAAGACAACGAAATGGAAGATATCTTGAATTTGAGCGACGAGAGAGACAAGATTTTCCCAATGCAGCAATCTGGGCGGAAAAAGATATCAGTGGTCGCCATCTCGAAGCTGCGCGCGGCCCTCGCACTGGGGCGGGCCCGGGCGCCGTTCTCGTCGGGCCTGGGGGCCCGCGTGGTGGGCACCCTCTTCGGGCAGCGGCGCGGCCACGTCCGGTTCGCGTTCCAGGAGGATTTCAAGGTGGCGCCGGCGTTCCTGGTGGAGCTGGCGACGCCGACGAGCGCGCTGGTGAAGGAGATGGCGTCGGGGCTGGTGAGGATCGCGCTGGAGTGCGAGAAGCGGGCCGAGAAGAAGGGGGCGAAGCTTCTGGAAGAGCCCGTGTGGCGCACCTACTGCAATGGGAAGAAGTGCGGCTACGCTATGCGCCGTGAGTGCGGGCCCGATGACTGGAAGGTGCTCAACGCCGTCGGCCCCATCTCCATGGGCGCCGGCGTCCTCCCCGACGGCGATATGATGTATATGAGAGCCAAATTCGAGAGGGTTGTCGGCTCCAAAGACTCCGAGGCTTTCTACATGATGAATCCCGATGGGAATGGAGGCCCCGAGCTCAGCATTTATTTGCTCAGAGTTTGA